A stretch of DNA from Montipora foliosa isolate CH-2021 chromosome 4, ASM3666993v2, whole genome shotgun sequence:
CATTCCATTGCTGATGTTTTTTCTTCCGGTCTTTGCAACGGTTAGTAAGCGAAAACTTGCATTTTAAGTGGTGAAATTCACTGTTTCGTCGCGCCGTAATAAAGACATTTTTAATTAGCCACGACAGTTTTAGCACGGAACAGATTTTAGCCTCTTCCAGGCGTTCAGTTAGTTGGGGCGCGGCGCGAAAATCGGCGCGCGAAAAAATGAAGAAGAAGTTCGCGAAGGGAGGCGAGAGAACGCCCGTGGGCAAACTTAACAAAAGGCCGTTCCGGTATACCAGGATctggtataccctctgattggtcagttttgacAGGAATACACAAGGGACATTCAGATCGCGCGTGAAGCAATTTTTTGCTTTGCTTGTCGGCGTAGAagattttacaagaaaaatcaaAGTTAAAGAAGGCGCTAGACAGCTTATTTGGCTTGAGATACTGATGTTTCCGCAATAATTCTTTTGGCAGTCGGTTCGGGAAGAGCTTGATCATTCCCTCTACTTGCAAAAGAAGTATTTCAGGAAAGAAAATATGGCGATTACTATTTTGGCCGTTGGTGTCGGTTTATATGCTAGAGGAGATGCGACCTTTTGAAACCAGGGCTTCTTTGCAGCCGAAATTGGAATTGATAGAAATGAGACTGTTAAAGACAATGATCCAAACGTGAAAAATGGCGACTGTGAAGTCGTTTACGAGGTTCAACGTTTAGCCTCAGTGTTTGCCGAGGCGTCTTTGTATCGCACTTGAAAGTCGCTAACTCAGTACCGCGCTTTACAATTTAGCTCAGACTCGAATTTGGTCTGAAATTAATTGCCAGAGTTTCTAGTTCTTAGTCATAAATTTTTCgattgtaatttttgttttatcgTTGAAGAGATAAACTAAGCCGCGGTAGGTAAACATGAAATTTGACTGTTAGCTAAAATGCCTCATCTTTGAATGACTCAAAAAATTCTAGTATTCAAGCAAATGGCATAGTTTTTACCTGATAGTATGGGAAGCTTACAGGTTCTATTTTCAGAGAAGATCATTCGAGGTTACATATTTTACCTGTTACGCAAAAATTTTTTGGCTGAATTACGGGAGTAGTGTACATTAAATATATTCCACTTGTTCAGAATGTTCAAGGTTTACTTAGCAGTGTCCTGTACGATGCTACTTAGTTTTCAAATTTACTAGTATCAAGCCGAAGATTTCCGTAGAATTTAATCTTCGGAAGATCGACAAAAATTAAGACCCACATCATAATtttcaacaacatttttttGGCAAGCTACGCATTTCTCACGACAGGAATGCTCACGACTAATCATAGTTAATATTAACTATGGACTAATTGATCATCTTGACAGGTGGGCGGAATAGGTCCGTTAAAGGTTTGCCCACAGGCGTTCCTTCGCCTCCCTTCGCGcgctttttcttcattttttcgcGCGCCGATTTTCACGCTGCGCCCCAACTAACTGAACGCCTGGAAGAGGCTAAACAGATTTCGGACCGTGGTCCGTATCGTAAAAAGCTGGACCGGCTACGAGGGCgcgattagccaatcacattcaaggatttaggattccggcccgctaagatgcttcagaaaaaaatagaacatgttattttcacgcgtgaaaagatcactgttgctatggttacatatgaaaatcgcgcctttcgatgtcTTTCGTTAAataatttagtatttcattattgtttatataataaatagaatattacatgactgcttggagatacgaaatttctcttctcttgttgaaaaatatttcactcgttcgctgcgctcacttgtatctccgcgcggccatgtaatatccgcTATATGTGTTTGAAGTGGCGTGTTTCATAGAATGCTTTGACGGTAACATATTGACCAACAAATTGACTTGCTCCCAACATCGCAAAGGTTTTGGGTTAGAATCTCGTTGAAGCTGCctgtgcgaggatcacttcactcTTTCGTTTAGATATCATTTACGTTGAGAACATGTTTACAAGATTTATGACTGTcgatattttttccctttttatgGCAAATACACGATTGGTGATGAGTATTTTCTTGGCCCTGACAAGAAGTTGTTTATAACCAACTCAAAAGCTAAACAAAGATCACTAATTGAGTTGTATTTCATGATAGATGTACTTTCGCTCATTTCCCAATAGAATGCCCAATTAAATGCGTTGACTAGACTATTAACACGACGGCTTCTTCCTTGCTTCCGAACCACTTATTGAACCAATTTTTATTAGTTATCGGAGTTGCAATGAATTAGTCCCCAAAAAGGCGTCAATTAAAACAGTGGCACTGCTTCCAGGAAAATAAGGCCGCTTATAAATGTGCTCTCTGGCTTGCCTAGAAATGTTCTaaacatttaaataaatttcaaattaaatttctcacaacaattttctgttttttcttaCCTTGGGTGGTGTTTTGAGCAAAGGCAAGGCAGAGCTTACAAATTTGAACGACCCAAAGAAACAAGACTTCTTTCATCGTAAACTGAATATATCTGTAACTAACCACGGAGAGTACAGCTTCTCTGCATGAAGaccatttattatttatttatttatttaactttgtCAGTCAAGCTGTGTCGTCCTCGATGCATCAGGAGCTATGTAGACATCTTGAGTTATTagcatttcatttcattgtgaCTGATACGTTCAATCACGTACATGTTTCTTTCTTAACgaaaaaactgaaagaaagaaacagaggaaagaaaaaaaaaattcaatgaaaagttGCAAATTATTTAGCTACAAAAGTGGATTTACTGTTTGCCCATTTTCGGAGGATATTGAGAATAATTCAAGCTGTTAAATGGGACTCGTGATGCTTCTTCAGCCATCTAACCCAATTGTAATATCATAGCGCTCGTTTTTAAAATACCAGTCGCAATTCTGGCGTGATAAAAAAAGCCTCAGTTTTGACAGCAAAGCTGTCAAAGATAGGCATGGAATTATCTCTCGATTTCTCAAAGCTGTGAACAAAGCAAAGTTTTCTGGGATTTTGTTTTGTGAAACATGCACGGTCTTGGCTTCAAGCAGGtttgaaatttctgaaaataaCAATGACGATTGTTATTACCATTAATGCTGATACCAAACACAATTATGTTCCTCTTAATTGCGACTAAACTATAGACATTGACTTGACATCGCGAAACAGCAAACATCACCGCGTGAAAAGataatttccctttcaataattattgtcattagAAACATAAAAACGATGAATAAAAAACGCTATCAGATGGCTTTATATATTTATCGAGAATGTGAAATATTTAGCAAAATCAATTAAAGCTGAACAATGCTGAAAAGTTAGGAAATAGAAAAAAccaaggaaaaaggaaaaaaatcgtatCAGGCAGGCACTGAAGTTGAGAGCGTGCCAAGCCGCAAGAATTGCTTTCAATTTGCTTTTACCAGTTTACAACAAGGAAAATAGGCCCTTGCGTTCGGGAATATCCACACTCAAAATTAAACACTCGAAACTTGGACTGTATATCCTTCTTTTATTCCCAACAATAATCAACGTTCGCTCACACCGTACATACATTCCAACTCACAACAACTCTTTCCTGTTTTGGCAGATATCTATTATTCGCATATGATAAGTACATGTCATATTCTTATCTCCTAAAAACACATGGCGCACGTTACGTTCAAAAGCAATTAACCGAAAGCAATTAACTTGTCAAAATACATCCTTATCtctttaaaattgaaatacacgCGATCAAGTTTCTATCATCTTTAAATACAAATACCGGCTAAGTtaaaagttatatatatatttcgcctttatacttatttatttatatgtattttataATCATTCGGTACACAGCTTCAATACAAATAAGTGTCAACCTTTTGAATtctgtgtataataaagttataTAAAGTTATATAAAGTTAGGGCCGTTGTGTTGCGTTACGTAACGCGGTATGTTTCCTAACACTCCCCCAACGCCTGACTCAATTTGAGTCAAGAAACGCACACACATGCTAAAGAGTTCAGTCGTTCGGCTGGTTTACCATCGCACGAGTCTTCCAGACCGCATCCAACGCTGCAGAACGGCGTGGAACGTCGCGCCTTTGTGACCTTGTAATGCGTTCTTTGGAGACATCTGAGATCTCGGATGTCTCAGTTTTAATCCCCGGCATGTGCAATCGATAAAAACCAATATCGGAAAACCGTTCGATAAATCGGTATCAAtcgataatttttaattaatcgatatcgattttatcgatcAATCGATAGAAATCGATACTCACAGTCTTCCGCGTATTTAAcgatatcgattttatcgattaATCGATTTTAACGGAGTATCAAAAACCATacaaaataaaactgtttcTATGTGGACAGCGTTTTAATTTAATATAAAACAATGAACAGAAACATTAAGCAACCAAGgatttatttcattcagtcaACACATTAACttcattctttgttttttcttttgtttctttggttCTGGAACCATGTTTTAacctaaaaggaaaaaaaaaaagaaaccaaattTATATGTTTATTGCATGCAACCGTATCCCGGTTAATCATTTTGACTCTTATATTCCCGGTATATTCTCGCAAGGTCTCTCGATGATTTTACTTTATATCTCCAGGAAAAAGCTATCTTAAATTCACTTACTTGGTGTTGCTCTAAGTCAAAGTTCTCGGCCAACTTTTCCATTAGCTGTGCCGTCGGACGGCCCTTTGTAAGAGTGTTTTTATGGAAGATTTGATACATTTTAGAAATTCGATAAAATCGAtaacattaatttaaaaatcGATAATTATCGATTACTCACAACGTGTCCTTTTATCGATTTTAATCGATTTCCGATACAATTTACTAATTTTTATCGATTGTTATCGAATATTATCGATTATCGGTTTTATCGATTGCACATGCCGGGTTTAATCTCAACGGGAAACAACTTTTGAACAGGCCCACTTAAATGAATTGCCCTCCCCCTCGTTATAACGCGTACGTTCGCCCCTCTTACCTCTTTGTCTTTTCCTACAATGAGGCTCTCCACCACTGCCATCTTCCAGCCATTTCTCTTAACTCCCTCTTCAAACACGGTCACCACATCACCTACCTTTGGTACCCTTCCGGTTGCCTGGGCGTTACAATCATGACTCTCCCTCAAATTCGTCAAGTGTTCCCTTTGCCACCTTTTCCAAAAATGCTGTAGAGTTTCATTAACATATTTATACCTCCTCCTGTAGCTGGTTTCGGCTTCGTCATCTTCCTCTCGGGGCTGCTCTGGCCAGGATAACAACGTTCTCCCATAGAGTAGATGCGCAGGGGTCAATACCTCTCCCTCATTAGGATTATCATAATCATATGTTAAGGGTATTGAATTCAAGGTCGCCTCTACCTCCGTCAGAACGGTTAAAAGTTTATCATACGTCAGTCGAGCATTACCCAGGACCTTCTTCAGACATCGCTTGACACAACCCACCATCCTCTCAAAGAAGCCACCCACCAGGGAGCTCTTTCCAGATTAAAACGCCACTCAATTCGGTAGTTTTGCATTTCTTCTCTTACCTGTGGATGACGAAAAAGTGTGCAGAGTTGTTTCTCTGTGCCCTTTAATGTCTTCGAGTTGTCTGAAACGATTAAGGCAGGTATTCCCCTTCTAGCTACGAATCTCCTTAAACATCGCTTAAACGTTTCCACCGACAAATCTTCTACCAGCTCTAGGTGGACGGCCCGAGTCACGCAGCAAGTAAACAAAGCGAAGTAAACCTTACTCATTTGTGAACCTTTTCCTTTGACAAACAAGGGACCCGCAAAATCTACACCTACCTTTGAAAACGCCGGGACTGGTCTGACCCTAAACTCTGGCAAACTAGCGGTCGGTGGCTGAGTAAACGATTTGCAAGGGACAAAACGACTGATCACACGCTTCACCATTTGTCTCCCCTTCGGTACCTAAAACTTTGAGCGCCACTTAGCAAGCGAACTCCTCACACCATTGTGTAGAACTCTCTCGTGACACTCCTGAATCTGTAGTAATGCCAGTAGGTGTTCTTTGGGCAGTATGATCGGTTCTTTCGCCTCGTGTACCATTTCAGAGTGCTCAAGTCGTCCCTTACATCTTATAACGCCTTTCTGATCTTCGGGGAGACCGAATTTTGAGGCAAGTTGTTGATAGCTGCCCCCCTTTCTCAGTTCTCTCTGTGCCGCCCTTATCCACAGCTCTTCTGCCTCTACCTTCTCCTCCAATGCAAGCGGCCCTTCTCTCCTGTCACTCTTGTTTTTCCTTGAGATGTTGTGACAGAAACGTGTGACCAACGCAGTCACTCTGTAAAGCTTTCGATGTGCGTTGAATTTGTTGATGTCGACCACCTTCTCAATTCCACAAGGCTCATTGATTGCGATAGTCATAACGGCGACCTTTCGTTCCTCT
This window harbors:
- the LOC138001248 gene encoding uncharacterized protein produces the protein MVGCVKRCLKKVLGNARLTYDKLLTVLTEVEATLNSIPLTYDYDNPNEGEVLTPAHLLYGRTLLSWPEQPREEDDEAETSYRRRYKYVNETLQHFWKRWQREHLTNLRESHDCNAQATGRVPKVGDVVTVFEEGVKRNGWKMAVVESLIVGKDKEVKTWFQNQRNKRKNKE